DNA sequence from the Augochlora pura isolate Apur16 chromosome 11, APUR_v2.2.1, whole genome shotgun sequence genome:
ACCATACGTCTATGGTCCCCTTTTTTTGCTTACGCTGAAATTTCGTCATAGCGTTAAGTATGTCTTTCGCCACAGGTATAATGTTCGGTCGATTTTCGCGTTGATCTTCTGTTGTCGGGTTGGGGTACTCGTTGATAATTTTCGATCGTCTCGGTGTTGGACTACCAGGTATTGAAATATCCGACGTGCTACTGGctattaaacgaaatattaattgttagcGAATgcttataatacaatataatatagtacaatatctTATACACCTTGGCTAAGTTGCGAGAAACTCTGATTTGCCGGTATCGAAGATATCGTATTTTTCTTCGGTTCCTCAACATCCCCCGCAGCGTTGCCGCAGTCCAAGCCTTCGCTTATTCGGAGAAGTGCAACTGCTATATGCATGTCCAATGCTTTACTAAATAGATAACACAtcaacataattataaaagataaGACTCTAGTTATAACACTAAAATCTGTAATGTAATGATTCCATTTACTTTAGAAAAATACTAACTGCATTACGTTAAAGTacatattcaaattttcacgAGGGCATGTAGCCCAGTCCTGTTTATAACCCATTAATAAAACGTTAGGCTTCATTTTTCCCAAACCAGCCGCTTGCAAAAGGGAAGTAGTGCCATCTTGAAAGTTTGCACCGTCCACCAACGAATAAAATGCTTTAATCTTGTTCCCTCTGAACCAAGAGGtacatttcaatataattgaattacgtgttttatatgaaatcggtgtctgaaatattatataaaaatttttcttgtattctatatacaaatgatattatatatgtcAGATATAATTTAACGAGTTTAGAAATTCACCTCCATAATGTGACCACagataaataaactattgttCTTGGTAATGTGGTGTGCAAAATCAACGAGTGCTGATCTCGCGCTAGGCATGCCAGTGAGTACCAAAAGCTGGGGCCTGTAATTTTTAACGTGCTCTTCGACCCTGTCCAATTGTTGCACAGCGGTTAACGCGTTATTGTAGGTCTGGGCTTGCGTAGTCGATCCCCAATTTACATCTAAGAAACAAGGATATCTTTATATtcctattaaaaatcataatattagatatatgaAGTTGTACCTGGCTTTCTGTAAGAGACTACTAGATATAGAGCTAAAACCACACACAAGGTAATCAGAGCTGTCCACCATGAGATCAGGAACATCACAGAGACACAAAGAATGGAACCAGCAAGACTCAACCACATGTtgtaatactaaaataaaaatatatgtgaaTAACTGCTgtctatattttaaataagtgatttttttctttaggAGATAGTATCATAATATACCTTAAATGTTGGTCGCCAGCCAATTGGTTTAGCCAGTGAAGCATGAAAAGTGCTGAAATTGATTAGGGTGTAGGCAGCCAAAAAGAAGTTTGAGATCAAGGGAGCTATGGCATTTAATTCACCTGAGAAATGATAATTAGACTTTAGAAAGACAACTgtgaattatgaaaaatataaatcgtatGCTAGAAATATTCACCGATTAAGATGAAACCGACagcaattataaatgtaagGAAATAACCACGGATCGGTTCCTTATCCTTCTCGCCACTGAACCATGATATTCCAGGATACAATTTATCAAGGCAAAGAGCTTGAAACACTTTAGGTGCGGATACCAACGATGCTAAGGCACTTGATAACGTAGCTGCGAAACATCCAGCATAAATAATTGGACCAAACACGGAGACCAATTCGATCACCTAAGAAATTCgatttgatatatataaaaatgtatgtttCTGATaagcaattataatatactacttTGCAACGATATAATACCTGAAAGCTATTCTGGCTACCATAAGAACAGTTGCCTGTGCAATTAAACTTTGTACCGTATATACTCCAAACTATTTGATCTGTATCCGCGACAACAGTTGTAGCCTCCGTCGATTCGTCGCTCGAGTTGAAAGCTGCTATGGCAGTATATGAACTATTGAACACGTTCCATAGATCGTTAACATCGCCAGACGCATCTCTCAATACTGTGCCGCCCACCATTAAGGCCATAAGGACGTATGAAATCGTTGTCAAAAGTATTGCCAACAATGTACCCTTGGGTATCGCAGTTTG
Encoded proteins:
- the Ncc69 gene encoding sodium chloride cotransporter 69, with translation MAHENGINGDTDSETVELNPLRRTRFHVNRVDSLEGRASLLGEQETRKSLRHMTREALPRLDNYRNIMSIQAAHRPSLDELHNPTLLNKGSGSHTLPIAHVKPSTSGFKFGWIQGVLLRCLLNIWGVMLFLRLSWVVAQAGTGQAILLIFTTTAVTTITSLSMSAISTNGLIKGGGTYYMISRSLGPEFGGAIGLIFSLANAVACAMYVVGFCESMVDCLKSNGVCIVDCDNTDIRIIGCITIVLLLLIVMIGLEWEAKAQIGLLVILLVAIADFLIGTFVGPKDDAEKAKGFVGYNGELFKENFYSDYRYYEGVEHNFFSVLAIFFPAATGILAGANISGDLKDPQTAIPKGTLLAILLTTISYVLMALMVGGTVLRDASGDVNDLWNVFNSSYTAIAAFNSSDESTEATTVVADTDQIVWSIYGTKFNCTGNCSYGSQNSFQVIELVSVFGPIIYAGCFAATLSSALASLVSAPKVFQALCLDKLYPGISWFSGEKDKEPIRGYFLTFIIAVGFILIGELNAIAPLISNFFLAAYTLINFSTFHASLAKPIGWRPTFKYYNMWLSLAGSILCVSVMFLISWWTALITLCVVLALYLVVSYRKPDVNWGSTTQAQTYNNALTAVQQLDRVEEHVKNYRPQLLVLTGMPSARSALVDFAHHITKNNSLFICGHIMETPISYKTRNSIILKCTSWFRGNKIKAFYSLVDGANFQDGTTSLLQAAGLGKMKPNVLLMGYKQDWATCPRENLNMYFNVMHKALDMHIAVALLRISEGLDCGNAAGDVEEPKKNTISSIPANQSFSQLSQASSTSDISIPGSPTPRRSKIINEYPNPTTEDQRENRPNIIPVAKDILNAMTKFQRKQKKGTIDVWWLYDDGGLTLLLPYIISTRRNWSNSKLRVFALANKHSELEYEQRNMASLLSKFRIDYSDLKVISDISKPAQDSTKNFFNSLIVNFQQTDDPKTTDDDVIKDSELLAMKEKTNRHLRLRELLLENSMEANLVVMTLPMPRKGAVSAPLYMAWLETLTRDMPPFLLVRGNHTSVLTFYS